One Tolypothrix bouteillei VB521301 DNA window includes the following coding sequences:
- a CDS encoding LysM peptidoglycan-binding domain-containing protein translates to MFSTNSRYYGIKIATMPTASNQTVAYLQRRFLPPSEKLEVLQEHTVTQGDRLDNITARYLGDPEQFWRLCDANNAMHPDELTAQIGQKLRIPLI, encoded by the coding sequence ATGTTTTCTACTAACAGTCGTTACTACGGTATAAAAATTGCCACAATGCCAACAGCATCTAATCAAACTGTAGCTTACCTGCAACGCCGATTTCTCCCACCATCTGAGAAACTTGAAGTTCTTCAGGAACATACAGTGACTCAAGGCGATCGCCTGGACAATATTACAGCTCGTTATCTAGGCGACCCGGAACAATTCTGGCGTTTGTGTGATGCTAATAATGCGATGCACCCTGATGAATTAACAGCCCAAATTGGTCAAAAACTGCGTATTCCTCTTATTTAA
- a CDS encoding type II toxin-antitoxin system VapC family toxin, with protein MIYLDTHVVVWLYSGLIDKLTDIAKTLINDNEVYISAIVRLELQYLYEIKRITDEPDVIIADLSEQIGLKICNKNFNDIISISLTITWTRDPFDRIITANALLSNNILLSKDQNILNNYLYAKWYD; from the coding sequence TTGATTTATCTTGATACTCATGTAGTAGTATGGCTATATTCTGGTTTGATAGATAAATTAACTGATATTGCTAAAACTTTAATTAATGACAATGAAGTTTATATTTCGGCAATTGTTCGATTAGAGCTACAGTATTTATATGAGATAAAACGGATTACCGATGAGCCAGATGTGATTATTGCGGATCTATCTGAGCAGATTGGCTTAAAGATATGTAACAAAAACTTTAATGATATTATCAGCATTAGTTTAACGATTACTTGGACTCGCGATCCTTTCGACCGCATTATCACTGCAAATGCTCTGTTAAGTAACAACATATTACTGAGCAAAGACCAAAATATTCTGAATAATTATCTGTATGCAAAATGGTATGATTAA
- a CDS encoding ATP-binding protein, producing MSEMNNWLQQNQEYLGQALAWLRSRLQEMAKLPGAEIPEVREFPTGEAMNPPAALMLLSHKLGLSRFEQQVLLLCVAIELDTRIARLCAKAQDNEYQPYPTFALALSLFDEPAWEALSWESPLRYWRLIEIHQSGVQLLTSSALRADERIVHYIKGLNLLDDRLASLLMPLSTEEWEVELPHSQQTVVESIFQQLAQTGRGQPLPVIQLVGADSHSKQLIAQQIVAEMDRYIYRLPVELLPSNASELETLARLWQRETLLLPLALYLDAQEVDGKQHQDGELPPLHRFLNRSGGLIFLSTREARQNLGLPTIVVDIDKPTAHEQQALWEAVLDSSSREYAGILATQFNLNVVAIRQIAETAQAESSNSAINNQIELPGSLPRSKIQNPKSKIQNYLWSGCLASTRPQLDSLAQRLNPKATWDDIVLPPEETNLLQQIAEQIRQRSQVYQNWGFDKRMNRGMGISALFAGESGTGKTMAAEVIANDLQLHLYRIDLSSVVNKYIGETEKNLRRLFDAAEDGGAILFFDEADALFGKRSEVRDSHDRHANIEVNYLLQRMEAYRGLAILATNLKSSIDQAFMRRLRFIVNFPFPGVAERQVMWEKVFPPQTPTEDLDYQRLARLNLTGASIHNVALNAAFLAAQGGTPVTMALVLAAARSEFRKLDRPVNEADFRVLVPTGVRG from the coding sequence ATGAGCGAGATGAATAACTGGTTACAACAAAACCAAGAATACTTAGGTCAAGCGCTGGCTTGGTTGCGATCGCGTCTGCAGGAAATGGCAAAATTACCAGGTGCAGAAATACCAGAGGTGAGAGAATTTCCCACTGGCGAGGCGATGAATCCACCAGCAGCGCTGATGTTATTAAGCCATAAATTAGGGCTATCGCGGTTTGAGCAACAGGTGCTACTATTATGTGTAGCTATAGAGTTAGATACTCGTATAGCCCGTCTGTGCGCCAAAGCACAGGATAATGAGTACCAGCCTTACCCCACATTTGCCCTAGCTTTATCCTTATTTGACGAACCTGCTTGGGAAGCCCTTTCTTGGGAAAGTCCCTTACGGTATTGGCGATTAATTGAAATTCACCAGTCGGGTGTGCAACTGCTGACTAGTAGTGCGTTGCGTGCCGATGAGAGAATTGTTCACTATATCAAAGGGTTAAATCTTTTAGATGACCGCTTGGCATCATTATTAATGCCACTGTCAACTGAAGAATGGGAGGTAGAATTACCCCATTCCCAGCAGACTGTTGTGGAGTCAATTTTCCAACAACTGGCACAAACAGGCAGAGGGCAACCTTTACCAGTGATTCAGTTAGTCGGCGCAGATTCCCACAGTAAACAACTCATAGCCCAGCAAATAGTAGCCGAGATGGATAGATACATCTATCGGCTACCGGTGGAACTATTACCTAGCAACGCCAGTGAGTTAGAAACCCTTGCTCGTCTTTGGCAACGAGAAACTTTGTTATTGCCCCTGGCTTTATATTTAGATGCCCAAGAGGTGGACGGGAAACAGCATCAGGATGGAGAATTACCACCCCTGCATCGGTTTCTCAACCGCAGTGGCGGGTTAATTTTCCTCAGTACCCGTGAAGCAAGGCAGAATTTAGGACTTCCAACCATTGTTGTAGATATAGATAAACCTACAGCACATGAACAACAAGCCCTCTGGGAGGCGGTGCTAGATTCTTCTTCACGGGAGTATGCGGGAATATTAGCCACTCAGTTTAATCTGAATGTAGTGGCAATTAGGCAAATTGCGGAGACTGCACAGGCGGAAAGCTCAAATTCAGCAATTAATAATCAGATAGAATTGCCAGGGAGTTTGCCCAGATCCAAAATCCAAAATCCAAAATCTAAAATCCAAAATTATTTATGGTCTGGTTGTCTTGCTAGTACCCGCCCACAGTTGGATTCCCTCGCCCAACGCCTCAACCCCAAAGCCACATGGGATGATATTGTTCTTCCACCAGAAGAGACAAACTTATTGCAGCAAATAGCCGAACAAATCCGCCAGCGTAGTCAAGTTTATCAAAATTGGGGTTTTGACAAACGCATGAATCGGGGGATGGGTATCAGCGCCTTGTTTGCAGGGGAAAGCGGTACAGGTAAGACAATGGCTGCGGAAGTGATAGCCAATGATTTGCAACTCCATCTCTATCGGATTGACCTTTCGTCAGTCGTCAACAAATATATCGGAGAAACCGAGAAAAATCTGCGGCGGTTGTTTGATGCGGCGGAAGATGGGGGGGCGATTTTGTTTTTTGATGAAGCGGATGCTTTATTTGGCAAACGTTCCGAGGTGAGAGACAGTCATGACCGCCACGCCAATATTGAGGTAAATTATCTGTTGCAGAGGATGGAAGCTTATCGCGGTTTGGCAATTTTGGCAACTAATCTTAAGAGTTCTATAGACCAAGCCTTTATGCGCCGCTTGCGGTTTATTGTCAACTTTCCCTTCCCTGGCGTGGCTGAACGTCAGGTGATGTGGGAGAAGGTGTTTCCACCACAGACACCAACTGAGGATTTAGATTATCAGCGCTTGGCGCGTTTGAATTTAACTGGTGCAAGTATCCACAATGTGGCGTTGAATGCAGCTTTTTTGGCGGCGCAAGGGGGTACGCCTGTGACAATGGCGTTGGTGTTAGCAGCAGCGCGGAGTGAGTTTCGCAAATTGGATCGACCCGTGAATGAGGCGGATTTTCGGGTTTTAGTACCTACGGGGGTAAGGGGATGA
- a CDS encoding T4 bacteriophage base plate protein, whose product MRSLSSLELFNIWDWGHNQPSWSRAIKLLATACPDVPVETLTQFSIGQRDAMLLTLREWTFGSQLASQTACPKCGEALELNFNVADVRMVSPQLEPVEKFSLSQGEYQVSFRLPNTSDLMAICTSACKDVLSNPQQHNALTTNQQLKTAQQVLLDRCILSVTHNSESLSLNKLPTNIINTIIAEMAQADPQANVPLDTSCPACGHEWQLVFDIMSFFWSEINAWGLRILRDVHTLATAYGWREADILTMSPRRRQLYLDMVVSK is encoded by the coding sequence ATGCGATCGCTATCATCCTTAGAACTGTTCAATATTTGGGACTGGGGACATAACCAGCCATCTTGGTCTAGAGCTATCAAGCTACTAGCCACCGCTTGTCCTGATGTACCGGTAGAGACACTCACCCAGTTTAGTATAGGTCAGCGCGATGCAATGCTGCTGACTTTACGGGAGTGGACTTTTGGTTCCCAACTAGCAAGTCAAACAGCCTGTCCGAAGTGTGGTGAAGCCTTGGAACTCAATTTTAATGTTGCAGATGTCCGCATGGTATCACCTCAACTTGAACCAGTAGAGAAATTTTCTCTCTCCCAAGGTGAGTATCAGGTTAGCTTTCGTCTTCCTAACACATCAGACTTGATGGCGATTTGCACTTCTGCTTGCAAAGATGTTTTGTCCAACCCACAACAGCACAACGCTCTAACAACGAACCAACAGTTAAAAACGGCTCAACAAGTTTTGCTCGATCGCTGTATCTTATCTGTCACCCATAACAGTGAAAGTTTATCACTCAACAAATTACCAACCAATATAATTAATACAATTATTGCAGAAATGGCTCAGGCTGACCCGCAAGCGAATGTACCATTGGATACTTCTTGTCCTGCTTGCGGTCACGAATGGCAATTAGTATTTGACATTATGTCCTTCTTTTGGAGCGAAATTAACGCTTGGGGACTTCGCATTTTACGGGATGTGCATACCTTGGCCACTGCTTATGGCTGGCGCGAGGCTGACATTCTGACTATGAGTCCTAGACGACGGCAACTATATTTAGATATGGTGGTGAGTAAATGA
- a CDS encoding type II toxin-antitoxin system YafQ family toxin — MKIGWTPKSLRAFKRLMRKNPNLRPLIEQTLRQLAEDPFHHSLHTHKLKGDLSDVWSCSIDYSYRLLFEFVANPEDPEEAILLINLGSHDEVY; from the coding sequence ATGAAAATCGGTTGGACACCCAAATCTCTTCGTGCTTTTAAACGTCTCATGCGTAAAAATCCAAATCTTAGACCCCTTATTGAACAAACACTACGCCAGTTAGCCGAAGATCCCTTTCATCATAGCTTACACACCCACAAGCTTAAAGGCGATTTATCAGATGTCTGGTCATGTTCAATAGATTATAGTTACCGTCTTTTGTTTGAATTTGTGGCAAATCCTGAAGATCCAGAAGAAGCGATATTACTCATCAATTTGGGATCTCATGATGAAGTGTATTAG
- a CDS encoding phage baseplate assembly protein V, whose product MNIQEHSGCGSTNKQSSPFYGKYRGVVSDNKDPWKIGRLRAKVEDVYGNRDSGWALPSVPYAGKGVGLFLIPPVGALVWIEFENGDPDYPIWTGCFWADDKVGADVLPATPASPEIKVLKTDIGMIEINDTRGQESITIAAKIGGQTMQLVINASEIKIINGLASDVGAAAIRLKNTSAIEISTGRGASVNLDGMKVSINGNALEVM is encoded by the coding sequence ATGAACATACAAGAACATAGCGGTTGTGGAAGTACTAACAAACAAAGTTCTCCTTTTTATGGTAAATACCGTGGGGTTGTTAGTGATAACAAAGATCCGTGGAAAATAGGTCGATTGCGAGCTAAAGTCGAAGATGTGTATGGCAATCGAGACAGCGGTTGGGCGCTGCCTAGTGTGCCTTATGCAGGAAAAGGGGTTGGGTTGTTCTTAATTCCGCCTGTAGGCGCTTTGGTCTGGATTGAATTTGAAAACGGAGACCCAGATTATCCTATCTGGACGGGCTGTTTTTGGGCTGATGACAAGGTAGGAGCGGATGTATTACCAGCGACACCAGCGAGCCCAGAAATAAAAGTGCTGAAAACTGATATCGGTATGATTGAGATCAACGATACCCGTGGTCAAGAAAGTATCACTATTGCAGCTAAGATAGGTGGACAAACCATGCAGCTAGTGATAAATGCTTCCGAAATTAAAATCATCAATGGTCTCGCCTCTGATGTTGGAGCTGCTGCTATTAGGCTAAAAAACACTTCAGCAATTGAAATCAGTACCGGGCGGGGTGCAAGCGTAAACCTCGATGGAATGAAAGTTTCCATCAATGGCAACGCGTTGGAGGTGATGTAA
- a CDS encoding tetratricopeptide repeat protein, protein MLYPSALAAYDKALELKPDRVDAWYNKGDALIELERYPSALAAYDKALELKPDRVSAWFNKGFALYYLKRYPSALAAYDKALEFQPNDDNLW, encoded by the coding sequence ATACTTTATCCCTCAGCGCTCGCTGCCTACGACAAAGCCCTAGAATTAAAGCCGGATAGAGTTGACGCCTGGTACAATAAAGGCGATGCGCTGATTGAGTTAGAACGATATCCCTCAGCGCTCGCTGCTTACGACAAAGCCCTAGAGTTAAAGCCGGATAGAGTTTCCGCCTGGTTCAACAAAGGTTTTGCGCTGTACTACTTAAAACGATATCCCTCAGCGCTGGCTGCTTACGACAAAGCCTTGGAATTTCAGCCAAATGATGACAATCTTTGGTAG
- a CDS encoding type II toxin-antitoxin system VapC family toxin codes for MSGNRYLLDTNAIVALLQGTPQLIQVLQNADWIAVSVISQIEFLAFSGLGQNEHLLFQQFIQRVEVISLVATDTGLIEKIIEIRQQFRLKLPDAIITAMAIQNSASLVTADREFKKVTVLTVINW; via the coding sequence ATGAGTGGTAATCGCTACCTACTAGATACGAATGCGATCGTGGCGCTACTGCAAGGAACTCCCCAACTTATCCAAGTATTACAAAATGCTGATTGGATAGCGGTTTCGGTCATTAGCCAAATTGAGTTTCTGGCTTTTTCTGGGCTAGGACAAAACGAGCACCTACTTTTTCAGCAGTTTATTCAACGTGTTGAAGTTATCAGTTTAGTAGCAACTGACACGGGATTGATTGAGAAAATTATTGAAATTCGTCAACAATTTCGGTTAAAATTACCAGATGCAATAATTACGGCGATGGCAATCCAAAATTCTGCAAGTTTGGTAACTGCCGATCGAGAATTTAAGAAAGTAACGGTTCTGACAGTCATCAATTGGTAG
- a CDS encoding phage late control D family protein: MPDNGIRLELRIGRPTTPVPAPYEVIDALVDLEVTQQDRNRSGFQMTFSLGRELRNYSDYWLLREGILNPPNRVIITVIIGVLVGNNRPIQRKILIDGVITNHQVVPSNQPGESRLIVTGEDISLMLDLKEKSTTYENQSDSNIVKQLLQNYSEYWLTTDVQNSEYTPTKEKRITTQQGTDLDFIQKLAQQNSFIFEIKPSNVPGKNIAYWGEEKRSITPFQPALSMNMGAFTNVDSSITFNFNALKPTEPQMEIVDDTSGQQIPVQIPTSLSQPLASEPAKPLRQTILRCSDKLDPIPAKLRAESELSRSREDAVTASGEVDTVRYGHVLQVRQLVGVRGVGKSYGGYYYVKQVTHRIKRGEYKQSFTLIREGRGATTQRVEV, encoded by the coding sequence ATGCCCGACAATGGTATACGCTTAGAACTTAGGATTGGTCGTCCTACCACACCAGTACCTGCTCCCTATGAGGTGATAGATGCGCTGGTTGATTTGGAAGTCACTCAGCAAGACCGCAACCGTAGCGGCTTTCAAATGACCTTTAGTCTTGGCAGAGAACTCAGAAATTATTCAGATTATTGGTTGCTACGCGAAGGAATATTAAACCCTCCCAATCGAGTTATTATCACAGTTATTATTGGTGTCTTAGTCGGTAACAATCGCCCAATTCAACGTAAAATTTTAATTGATGGAGTTATTACTAACCATCAAGTTGTTCCTAGTAATCAACCAGGTGAATCAAGACTCATAGTCACTGGTGAAGACATTAGTTTGATGCTCGATTTAAAAGAAAAAAGCACGACTTATGAAAACCAATCTGATTCTAATATTGTTAAGCAATTGTTACAGAATTATAGCGAATATTGGTTGACAACTGATGTTCAAAATAGCGAATATACACCCACAAAGGAAAAACGTATCACAACTCAGCAGGGAACTGACTTAGATTTTATTCAAAAACTAGCGCAACAAAATAGTTTTATTTTTGAAATTAAGCCTAGTAACGTTCCTGGTAAAAATATTGCCTATTGGGGTGAGGAAAAACGAAGCATAACTCCTTTTCAACCCGCACTATCAATGAATATGGGGGCGTTTACAAATGTAGATTCCTCGATTACATTCAACTTTAATGCTTTAAAACCAACTGAACCTCAAATGGAAATTGTTGATGACACCTCCGGACAGCAAATTCCCGTTCAGATTCCCACTTCACTAAGTCAACCCTTAGCTAGCGAGCCAGCAAAACCATTACGTCAAACCATACTACGCTGTAGCGATAAACTTGACCCAATTCCAGCAAAGCTTCGCGCTGAGTCAGAGCTGTCACGTTCGCGTGAAGATGCGGTAACTGCTAGCGGAGAAGTGGATACGGTGCGCTACGGTCATGTCTTGCAAGTGCGTCAATTGGTAGGAGTACGAGGTGTAGGTAAAAGTTATGGTGGCTACTATTACGTCAAACAAGTCACACACCGCATCAAGCGCGGGGAATATAAACAAAGCTTTACCCTCATTCGTGAGGGAAGAGGCGCAACAACTCAGAGAGTAGAAGTATGA
- a CDS encoding DUF4255 domain-containing protein — MSNALSIAAVTTTLRFLLQRRFDTEGGGTVVTTKPLDKVRDNSISNGNQVNLFLYHTQIHPGWRNMDIPDQVKPGETAQPLLPLNLYYLLTAYSQNDDYPEPTSHRLLGLAMSVFHDHSILTPADIKAALPTTTDYDLDQQLEQVRIVYQSLSVEESHNLWTTFQSPYRISAAYEVSVVLIESGLSTKTPLPIIRRQADDSGAIVRSDLISFLPMLHSVQLPNQQASARLGDVLVLNGDNLNGKNIVILFTNTRREITVELPSPTERMAKEIRVQLPDEAANWVSGFYTVAVRVTRTGEQTRTSNELSFSLAPKILDIIPRQAQRDANGEVLLTVVYSPLVRPEQRVALLLGDREIVAPPRTTTTDRLEFRITGVTPGEYFVRSRIDGVDSLLVDRTVTPPVFDQNQKVTIV; from the coding sequence ATGAGTAACGCATTATCTATTGCTGCTGTGACCACAACATTACGTTTCTTGTTACAGCGAAGATTTGACACCGAAGGTGGTGGAACTGTCGTGACAACAAAACCTTTGGATAAAGTACGAGATAACAGTATTAGTAACGGAAATCAGGTGAATCTATTTCTTTATCATACGCAAATTCACCCAGGTTGGCGCAACATGGATATACCTGACCAAGTAAAGCCAGGTGAAACAGCACAGCCACTATTACCGTTAAACCTCTACTACTTACTCACTGCTTATTCTCAAAATGATGATTACCCAGAACCTACCAGTCATCGTTTGCTTGGTTTAGCTATGAGTGTTTTTCACGACCATTCTATACTGACTCCTGCTGATATTAAAGCTGCTTTGCCTACAACCACAGATTACGACCTCGACCAACAGCTTGAACAGGTGCGAATTGTTTACCAATCGCTATCTGTGGAAGAGTCACATAACTTGTGGACGACTTTTCAGTCTCCGTATCGGATCTCAGCAGCTTATGAGGTGTCAGTGGTGTTAATTGAAAGTGGATTGAGTACGAAAACTCCATTACCAATCATCAGACGCCAAGCTGATGACAGTGGGGCGATTGTCCGGTCTGACTTGATATCTTTTTTACCAATGCTACACTCAGTACAGTTGCCGAATCAGCAAGCTAGTGCTAGGTTGGGTGATGTTCTCGTTCTCAATGGTGATAATTTAAACGGTAAAAATATAGTTATATTATTTACAAATACTCGTAGAGAAATTACTGTAGAATTACCATCCCCAACAGAGAGAATGGCGAAAGAAATTAGGGTACAATTGCCTGATGAAGCTGCTAACTGGGTATCTGGTTTTTATACTGTAGCAGTGAGAGTCACCCGGACTGGGGAACAGACGCGGACTAGTAATGAGTTATCTTTTTCACTAGCACCAAAAATTTTGGATATCATACCACGTCAGGCACAGCGGGATGCTAATGGGGAGGTGTTGCTGACTGTGGTTTACAGTCCCCTGGTGCGACCAGAACAGAGAGTAGCTTTGTTGCTGGGAGACAGAGAAATTGTTGCACCACCCCGAACAACTACCACAGATCGGCTGGAGTTTCGGATTACCGGGGTAACACCAGGTGAGTATTTTGTGCGATCGCGCATTGATGGGGTGGATAGTTTACTGGTGGATCGGACAGTGACACCGCCAGTCTTCGACCAGAACCAGAAGGTGACAATAGTATGA
- a CDS encoding eCIS core domain-containing protein, producing the protein MTSKRIAQTNQQQKSETAKASGILQRAGVRSVSDVGGKLDEQEAMRLSNSAFPKDLSQVPISTATTPQQIIVKQIVSPVVQRMGRRIDYQEDMVVLDDISSYREDNHVRDGRNVAVFYYPYPGTKTVRASGNGQHSEFNIDQALTQPQRDQVNRIHSEFKPCNDGPGGGCETMIQQNYSNLNDNQITYWWEYGEEYEKVAGRAHKKDEHSWGKEYRSSQRLKEMSKLRRIGLANDPVVQQVKTSASGHLGEGKTAQREEMLEASGDRIGTSEVKLENTTRLPDKLKAGIQTLSGLSMDDVKVHYNSSKPAQLQALAYTQGTDIHVGRGQERYLPHEAWHVVQQKHGRVQPTMQMKGTAINDDSALEKEADVMGAKALQIQNVKGADLNVNSSSQERENQEKGAGGGSFEMPSARCPVAQMIHNIKATEVDFATLEGINKSKGSLFSWQKNAKEIYDYINNVRKVMEDDDDLEALNKQEKNIDTIVEKLDTLTQSLKSYDKFSSTRETRSKNPEKTQSTISDEIASSLIKLGKAFSEFKATFPLHTGGFSAKARAHEISVTNIPQNGYVEDKTWFQMINLNNQPLDKKVYKNPIQVQEQASNLVFPSDLRELDQTKWLETIEKRLKMLGQPESQEWKSVPMSKDRDGGQVTNMANTNATTYAMLASVPNWEKSRWEWLHIRAASLGGATDGTNLVVGTRDVNTHMMPFEANIRALANIVSQNKNYKHLAVTFSFSERDEKAKHKVEKIIIEWKLVKKDNAEVKEIEGKAIFKPLNTNASISKTEVEMLEETLKEKREEVNGDSDMEIDESSDTEIDESSDMEIDESSDMEIDESSDTEMPIN; encoded by the coding sequence ATGACTAGTAAAAGAATTGCACAAACTAATCAGCAGCAAAAAAGTGAGACAGCGAAGGCGAGTGGCATTTTACAGCGTGCAGGTGTGCGATCGGTTTCGGATGTGGGGGGAAAATTAGATGAACAAGAAGCAATGAGATTAAGTAATTCAGCTTTTCCCAAAGACTTAAGTCAAGTGCCTATTAGTACGGCGACTACACCACAGCAAATTATAGTAAAGCAAATAGTTAGCCCAGTGGTACAGAGGATGGGCCGTAGGATCGATTATCAAGAGGATATGGTTGTTCTCGATGACATATCTAGTTATCGGGAAGACAATCACGTTCGTGATGGACGCAACGTTGCTGTTTTTTACTACCCTTATCCAGGTACGAAAACTGTTAGGGCAAGTGGTAACGGTCAACACTCAGAGTTTAACATTGATCAAGCCCTTACACAGCCGCAGAGGGACCAAGTAAATCGTATCCACTCTGAATTTAAACCATGTAATGATGGCCCAGGTGGCGGATGTGAAACTATGATTCAGCAGAATTACTCTAATCTGAACGATAACCAAATTACATACTGGTGGGAGTACGGGGAGGAATACGAAAAGGTGGCGGGTCGGGCACACAAAAAGGACGAACATTCATGGGGGAAAGAATATCGCAGTTCTCAGCGATTAAAAGAGATGTCCAAGCTGCGTCGCATCGGTCTTGCAAATGATCCAGTAGTACAGCAGGTTAAAACGTCTGCGTCTGGGCATTTAGGTGAAGGTAAAACTGCCCAACGAGAGGAGATGTTGGAAGCATCCGGCGATCGCATCGGTACGTCCGAGGTGAAGCTAGAAAACACAACAAGATTACCAGATAAGTTAAAAGCTGGTATTCAAACCCTCTCCGGCTTATCGATGGATGATGTGAAAGTCCACTACAATTCTTCTAAACCTGCCCAGTTACAAGCATTGGCGTATACCCAGGGCACGGATATCCATGTGGGTCGGGGTCAGGAACGGTATCTTCCCCATGAGGCGTGGCATGTGGTGCAGCAAAAGCACGGGCGGGTGCAGCCGACGATGCAGATGAAGGGTACGGCGATTAATGATGATTCAGCTTTGGAAAAAGAAGCAGATGTAATGGGGGCAAAAGCATTACAGATACAGAATGTGAAAGGGGCTGATCTAAATGTGAATTCATCCTCCCAAGAGAGAGAGAATCAGGAAAAGGGTGCTGGGGGAGGAAGTTTTGAGATGCCCTCCGCAAGATGCCCAGTTGCACAGATGATACATAATATCAAAGCAACGGAAGTTGACTTTGCAACTCTAGAAGGGATTAATAAAAGCAAGGGCTCATTGTTCTCTTGGCAAAAAAATGCTAAAGAGATTTATGATTACATCAATAATGTCAGGAAAGTCATGGAGGATGATGACGATTTAGAGGCGTTGAACAAACAAGAAAAAAATATTGATACTATAGTCGAAAAGCTTGACACACTTACTCAGAGTTTGAAATCATACGACAAATTTTCAAGCACAAGAGAAACCCGCAGTAAAAATCCCGAAAAAACGCAGTCTACAATCTCAGATGAAATAGCATCTAGCTTAATTAAGCTTGGTAAAGCATTTAGTGAGTTTAAAGCCACGTTCCCCCTCCATACAGGAGGATTCAGTGCCAAAGCAAGAGCGCACGAGATTAGTGTAACGAATATTCCCCAGAATGGTTATGTGGAGGATAAGACATGGTTTCAAATGATCAATCTCAATAATCAGCCTTTGGACAAGAAAGTATACAAAAACCCGATACAAGTACAGGAACAAGCTAGTAATTTGGTCTTCCCCTCCGACTTGCGTGAGCTAGACCAGACAAAGTGGCTTGAGACAATCGAAAAACGGTTGAAGATGTTGGGGCAACCCGAATCCCAGGAGTGGAAAAGCGTACCAATGTCTAAGGACAGGGACGGGGGACAGGTGACGAATATGGCCAATACGAATGCAACAACATACGCCATGCTTGCATCTGTTCCCAATTGGGAAAAATCGCGTTGGGAGTGGCTACACATTAGAGCAGCATCCCTAGGCGGTGCTACTGATGGTACCAACCTTGTAGTTGGTACCAGGGATGTAAATACCCATATGATGCCTTTTGAAGCCAATATCCGCGCACTAGCCAACATTGTGAGTCAGAACAAGAACTACAAACATTTAGCGGTTACATTTTCATTTTCTGAGCGGGATGAGAAGGCTAAACATAAAGTCGAGAAAATTATAATCGAATGGAAATTGGTTAAGAAGGATAATGCGGAAGTAAAAGAGATAGAGGGAAAAGCGATTTTCAAGCCACTGAATACTAACGCCAGTATTTCCAAAACTGAAGTCGAGATGTTGGAAGAAACGCTAAAGGAGAAGCGTGAAGAAGTGAATGGCGACAGTGATATGGAGATTGATGAAAGTAGTGATACGGAGATTGATGAAAGTAGTGATATGGAGATTGATGAAAGTAGTGATATGGAGATTGATGAAAGTAGTGATACGGAGATGCCTATTAATTAA
- a CDS encoding type II toxin-antitoxin system Phd/YefM family antitoxin, which produces MKKVTLTELSNNIDRLLDEVLETGIPLEISKNGKLLKIVPVEKKDKLNNLTFKPDVIQGNPDDLVNISWEQEVNIDLS; this is translated from the coding sequence ATGAAGAAGGTTACACTCACAGAATTGAGTAATAATATTGATCGTTTACTGGATGAGGTACTAGAAACAGGTATTCCACTAGAAATCAGCAAAAATGGAAAGTTGTTAAAAATCGTTCCTGTAGAGAAAAAAGATAAGCTTAACAATTTGACTTTTAAACCTGATGTTATTCAAGGAAATCCAGATGATTTAGTTAATATCAGTTGGGAGCAGGAGGTTAATATTGATTTATCTTGA